DNA from Roseimicrobium sp. ORNL1:
TGTAGAAGAGGCGGTTCGTGCCGCGGTTCCCCGTGACCATGAGGCTCACACCCGCAAAGTGCCCACGCGTCGCGGCGACAAAGGCGGACCTCCTGCGCAGGCGCGGCGGCGCCACACGGGTGATGTTGCTCGCGCCTTTGATCCAGCCTTCGCGGGAGTACACATATACACCCATGGTGCCGGATGTGCCGGAGGTGTGCAGCACGTGGTACTCGCCCTCGAAGAGTTCGCCGGGGTCCTTTGACTTCGCGAGGAAGTCCAGCACACGCTCGCGGGTGATGCGACGGTCGGTGACGATTTCGTCAAAGTTCGCCATCACCTCGCGCTTGGTCATCACGGGGAAGTCCGTGGGCACACAGGTGGCGATATCGATGCCACGCTGTTCGATAATCTTCCGATAATAGGGCGACCGCTTCTGCACATAAGCAACGAAGCGGCGAAATTTGCGAAGCTGCTGGGCTTCCAGTTGCTCGCGTGAAAGACGAATGGTGGTACGTCTTTCCCACAGGGCCTTGGCCCACATGAGGGGTTCTCCGAAAGTGCGCAAATTCATGAGTCTCTTTTGGGAAGCGCTATCTGACATGATACCGCACCCAAGCTTCAAAAATAAAGGCACAAAAAAAGCGGGTCGCAATATGCATTGCGACCCGCTGATTGTTCAGAGCTGATCCTGGTGTTTCAAGAACCTGCTCCCGTGCTGATTACATCATGTCAGCGTGGCTGTGGGGAGCCTCGGCCTTTTCTTCCTTGGGGATGTCGGCGATGAGGCACTCGGTGGTGAGGAGAAGACCGCTGATGGAAGCGGCATTCTGCAACGCGCTGCGGGTCACCTTCGTCGGGTCGACAACGCCGGCCTTGATGAGGTCGACGTATTCGCCGGTGGCCACGTTGTAGCCGCCGTTGCCGGTCTGCTTCTTCACTTCGGAGACGACGAGCGCGCCTTCCACGCCTGCGTTTGCAGCAAGCTGACGGAGGGGAGCTTCGATTGCGCGACGCACGATGTCAGCGCCGGTGGCTTCGTCGCCGACCAGCGTGAGACCGTCGATGGCGACCTGCGCACGGATGAGGGCCACACCGCCGCCAGGGACGATGCCTTCCTCAACGGCTGCACGGGTGGCGTGCAGGGCGTCTTCCACGCGGGCCTTCTTTTCCTTCATCTCGGTTTCGGTGGCAGCACCGACGTTGATGACGGCCACACCGCCGGCGAGCTTGGCAAGGCGCTCCTGGAGCTTCTCGCGGTCGTAGTCGCTGGTGGTGTCGTTGATCTGGTTGCGGATCTGGTTCACGCGGCCGGCGATTGCTTCGCTGGTGCCTTCGCCTTCCACGATGGTGGTGTTCTCCTTGTCCACGGTGATGCGCTTGGCACGGCCGAGGTCATTGAGGTCGATGTTCTCGAGCTTGATGCCGAGGTCTTCGGTGATGCAGCGGCCACCGGTGAGGACGGCGATGTCTTCGAGCATGGCCTTGCGGCGGTCGCCGAAGCCAGGAGCCTTGACGGCGCAGATGTTGAGGGTGCCACGCAGGCGGTTCACCACGAGGGTGGCGAGCGCTTCACCTTCCACGTCTTCCGCGATGATGAGGAGGGGCTTGCCGGAGCGAGCGACCTTCTCGAGAAGGGGCAGCATATCCTTGAGGCTGCTGATCTTCTTCTCGTGGATGAGGATGTAGCCGTTCTCGATGATGGCTTCCATGCTCTCCGCGTTCGTCACGAAGTAGGGGGACAGGTAGCCCTTGTCGAACTGCATGCCTTCCACGACTTCGAGGGTCGTTTCGATGCTCTTGGCTTCTTCCACAGTGATGGTGCCGTCCTTGCCCACCTTGTCC
Protein-coding regions in this window:
- the groL gene encoding chaperonin GroEL (60 kDa chaperone family; promotes refolding of misfolded polypeptides especially under stressful conditions; forms two stacked rings of heptamers to form a barrel-shaped 14mer; ends can be capped by GroES; misfolded proteins enter the barrel where they are refolded when GroES binds) gives rise to the protein MAKQLNFDESARQALLRGVQKIAKAVKATLGPSGRNVILEKKFGSPTITKDGVTVAKEVELSDPYENMGAQLVKEVSSKTSDVAGDGTTTATVLAEAIYSEGLRNVTAGANPTSLQRGILKATEAVVAKLKEISVPVTQATEIAQVATVSANWDTEIGKIIADAMDKVGKDGTITVEEAKSIETTLEVVEGMQFDKGYLSPYFVTNAESMEAIIENGYILIHEKKISSLKDMLPLLEKVARSGKPLLIIAEDVEGEALATLVVNRLRGTLNICAVKAPGFGDRRKAMLEDIAVLTGGRCITEDLGIKLENIDLNDLGRAKRITVDKENTTIVEGEGTSEAIAGRVNQIRNQINDTTSDYDREKLQERLAKLAGGVAVINVGAATETEMKEKKARVEDALHATRAAVEEGIVPGGGVALIRAQVAIDGLTLVGDEATGADIVRRAIEAPLRQLAANAGVEGALVVSEVKKQTGNGGYNVATGEYVDLIKAGVVDPTKVTRSALQNAASISGLLLTTECLIADIPKEEKAEAPHSHADMM